Part of the Pseudomonas sp. ADAK13 genome is shown below.
GGCGCTTGAACGACTGCGCGTCAGCCCTGCTTGATGGCATGCCAGCGGGCAGCGACCTGCTCGGCACTGGCGGCGTTGATCCGCGCCAGGTCGAGCGGATACTCGACACCCGGGTTTTCAACGAAACGCGTGGCGGTGAACTGACCGTTACTGGCCCTCAGGATATAGCCGCTGTCCTGGCACTGCGCCGAGGCCAGGAAGAGTACGCCGGGAGTTACCCATTCCGGCTTGAGGTTGTCCGGCTCGCCGGTCACGCCCCACATGCGGGTCTTGGCCACGGGTGAGATGGCATTCACCCGAATCCCCGCCTCGGCCCCTTCCCCGCTCAACGCATTCATGATGCCCAGTTGCGCCATCTTGCCGGCGCTGTAGGCCACCAGGCCCGGCTGGGCATAGTGCGTGTACATCGCACGGTCGGAGGTGGTCAGCACGATGCGCGGTGCAGCGGATCGCTTCAGGTAGGGCCAGGCATGCTTGCCCAGCCAGATCGGCGCATAAACGTTGATGTCCATCGCTCGCCGGATAAACGCTGCGTCGGCGGCCTCAATGGATTGATAGCCCACCCAGCCAGCATTGTGGATCAGGATATCGAGCTGCCCGAAATGGGTGATGGCGCATTCGATCAGCGCTCGGCAACCCGCTTCACCCGACAGATCGGTTGCGTGACCGACCACCTGCAACCCCTCGCTCTGAAGCGCCAGCGCGGCCGCCTGAACCACTTGGGGGTCAGCCCCCTCGCCGAGCGCGTCGGTGCCGATGTCGCTGATCACCACCCGCGCACCGAGGCGCGCCAACTCGCGCGCATAACTGAAGCCCAAGCCCCGGGCGGCACCGGTCACGATTGCGGTTTTACCTGTAAAGTCCATCGTTGCGTTCTCCTGATAGGCACTCCACCCTAACAACCCGCGACCGCCCTGTTTAATACTGAAAAACAGCGATGTTGATACCCACGACGTATCAGCCCCTCTCTCTGAAGGAACAGACCCGATGATCGAAACCCGCCTGCTGCGCCAGTTCATTGCTGTCGCCGAGGAGCTGCACTTTCACAAGGCTGCGCTGCGCCTGCACATGGCACAGCCCGCGTTGAGCCAGGCGATCAATCGGCTGGAAGAGAAGTTGGGGTTTGCCCTGCTGGAGCGTGACCGGCGCGGGGTGCAGTTGCTGCCGGCGGGCACGGCGTTTCTTGAAACGGCGTACGCGGTCCTCGGGCAACTGCAGCACGGTGTCGAAAATGCCCGGCAAGTCTCCCAAGGCACCGCCGGCACACTTACCATCACGTCGGTGTCGATTGCCGGCTACCCGTGGCTGCTCGAAACCCTGCGGCAATTTAGGCTCGCGTTCCCCAAGGTACAGTTGGTGATCAAGGAAATGCCCTCCGCCAGCCAGGCCAAGGCACTCTCGGCAGGCGAGGCCGATCTGGCCGTTTTGCGCTATCTCCCGGGCCAGGCGGATCACATCGAGTCCCGGCTGCTGCTCGATGAACCGATCCTGATGGCACTTCCCGTAGACCATCCCAATGCCGACGACGACGCTATCGAGCTGAACCATTTCGCCGGCGCCGACTTTGTGTTCACGCCACAGGTATTGGGCAGTGGCTACCACCATCAATTGATCGGGTTGTGCGAGGCCGCGGGGTTCTCTCCACGGGTGGTCCAGGAAGCCGATCAATTGCACACGCTGATCGGCCTGGTCGCGTGCGGGTTTGGCGTAGCGCTGGTGCCGGAGTCGATTGCGCGCTCGATGACCAGCGACAAGGTGGTGTTTCGCCCCCTCACCGCGGCGTCTTCCAGCATCGGCCTCTACCTCAATAGGAACACCGAAAATCCGTCGCCGTTGCCTGGGCACTTCGTCTCATTGCTGGAAGGCACGCTGTAATACTTTGCAAGCAATGCCCGGTGACGACTGTCTAAATATTTCCTGCACGGCCAGGGCATCTGTTAAAACCCGTGCTTTGCCCCTGCTCTGGAACCTTCATGCTTTCACGTTTTATGTCCCGTCTCGGCCTGCGCTGGTTTCCCCTGCTGTGCATGGCTGCCGTGATCATCGGCCTGCCAGTGGGTTGCGCCGTGCTGCAGCACAAAGAGCGCGAGCTGCTGTTTCGTGTGGAACCGGGTACTGCCAGCTGGTACAGCGGGTTGCCCCGGGATGTGCAGGAATTTGACCTGAAACCCGCAAGGTTCAAGTCCGGCCAAAACATTCATGGGTGGTGGTGGCCGGCTGCGCAGAAGGACGCGCCAGCGATCCTCTATTTGCACGGCGTACGCTGGAACCTCACGGGTCAGCTGTTTCGCATTGAGCAACTGCGGGCCCTGGGTTTCTCGGTACTGGCCATCGACTATCGCGGCTTCGGCCAGAGCCAGGGCGACCTGCCTTCCGAAACCAGTGTCTACGAAGACGCGCGCATTGCCTGGGAGCGTTTCCAGGTGCTGCAACCCGACCCTGCCAAGCGCCTGATCTACGGTCATTCCCTGGGCGGCGCGGTGGCCATCGACCTGGCGGCAGAACTGGGCAAGCAGGCCGCGCAGAATAATAGGCCGCCGCCGGTGCGCGGGATGGTGATCGAATCCACGTTTACCTCATTGGCGGATGTGGCCACGGCCGTCGCCAACACCTCACTGCCGGTACGTTGGCTGCTGTCGCAGAAGTTCGACTCCATCGACAAGATCGCTGACATCCACATGCCGCTGCTGGTGGTCCATGGGCTAGCCGATGCCTTTGTGCCACCGCGCTTCAGCCAGGAATTGTTTGATGCCGCACAAGAACCCAAACACTTGTTGCTGGTGCCCGGCGCGACTCACAATGACAGCATGCGCATGGGCGGCAGCAGCTATCGCCAGGCCCTCAACAACCTGATGCAAACGAAGCGGCCGACACAGGTCGCCGGCCCCTCCACCGTGCGCCCCAACGACTCGTAAATGTGCATTTCGGCACCGGTTTCGCCGGTGCCTGTCAAGACGAAAAGCCTGCCCATACTGGCCATAAACAGCGGCTGATCAAATATTAACCGCGGGTTAAATCGCCATACCCGCCGGGCTCAAGGGAAGTTATCCACAGAGATACCCACGGTTTTCGTGGACAACTCTTTTTACTTTTTTACGATTTTTTTGCTCAGTAACGTCCTGTTGGAACGGCGCTCGGGAGCAAAATCTCCTGCGTCACCTCGGGTTCACCAACTGCTCCGGTGCCGCCCACATGCGGCCCCCATTGCGTTTAGTTCTTCGCCTGATTAATCTTGCATAAACACGCAATAACGAGCACAAACATGCACAACACCCATGCCGCCATCGACCTGCCCTCCTTGCGCAAACAGAAAATCCTGTTGCTGCTGGAGCGCGATGGCAAAGTCACCGCCTCGGACCTGGTGGAGCATTTCGCCGTTTCCCAGGACACCATCCGCCGCGACCTCGGCGAACTCGCCTCCGCCGGCTTGCTGCAACGCGTGCATGGCGGCGCGCTGCCAAGGCCCAAGGACACCGGCAAGGATTTCTTCACCCGTTTTGGCGAAACCACCGCGACGAAACGCCACCTGGCGCAGCTCGCCGCCGATCGCGTGGAAGACGGCCAGATCGTGCTGTTCGACTCCGGCACCACCACCCTGCAAATCGCCCAGTCCTTGCCGCACGCCATCAAGCTGACTGCCGTCACCCACTCACCGATGATTGCCATCGCGTTGTCCGAGCATCCCAATGTGACGGTGATCCTTGCCGGCGGGCAGCTCAACCCGGTGACCATGGCCGCCAGCGGGCACGAGGCGTTGCGGCTGATCCAGGGCATCAAGGCAGACTTGTTGTTTACGGGCGTGTGCGCACTGCATCCACAGGTCGGCATCAGCTCGTTGCACTTCGAAGAAGTCGCGGTGAAACAGGCTATGCTCGACAGCGCTTCCCACGTGGTGGCTGTCACCCTGGCCGACAAGCTGGGGGCCGTAGAGCCATTCGTGGTGGCGCCGTGCAGCCGCATTCACACGCTGATTACCGAGTGGCACGTGCCGCCGGGCAGTGTCGAGGCTTATGAATGCCTGGGGCTGGAAGTGATGCAAGTGGACGCCTGACACAGGCTTGGCCCGATAGCTTTGCAAAGGAATAGACCCATGGCGTTTCCCGTCCTGATTCTGGATGCACCCAGCCCACCCTTGCTGCATGACGAAATCGAGCGATGCCTGGCATACGGGCTGGAAATCACCCTAAACCTGCACTACTTCGCCGACCAGGACAGTATCCAAACGCACTACGCCGGGCGCGTTCAGTTCGTGGATATCAATTGCCACGACACGCCTTCACTGATCGGTGCGGTGGTAGAGGCCGGCGGCTACAGCGTACTCAAGACCCGTTTGAACATTCCCCTGGGGGCTGCGCTGATCAACGCCGCCGCGTCGCCGGATCTGGGCAGCCCGTTACAGGCGATCGCCCAGGCGGGTGTCGGGCTTAACCATATCGACTTGAAGGCCGCCGCCGAGCGTGGCGTGACCGTACTCAATACCCCAGGCTCCAACGCGACGGCCGTGGCTGAATATGCGCTGGCACAAACGCTGTTCCTGTCTCGTGACCTGAATCTCTACAACGCCAAGACCCATCAAGGCCAGTGGTCAAAAGGCCTGCTCGCACCCGCGCCACAAATTGCCGAGTTGACCCTGGGGCTGGTGGGCACCGGCAGAATCGCCCAGTCGCTCGCCCATAAGGCACGAGCCCTGGGCATGAACGTGATCGCCACCGGCTCCGAGCGATTCACCCAACAGGCCGCTGCGAACCTGGACGTGCAATGGCGCGCCTCGCTTGACGAATTGCTGGAGGAGGCAGACGTGGTGTCCATTCACACGCCACTCACGGCGCAGACCAAAGGCTTGTTCGGCACTGCCGCATTCACACGGATGAAACCCGGGTCGATCCTGATCAACACCGCACGTGGCGGCATCGTCGACGAGGGCCAGTTGGCGACGTTCATGCAGCGCTTTCCCGGCCATATCAAGGGGGTCGCCATCGATACCTTCGCCCGGGAAAAAGACCAGTTCGAATCGCCTTTGACTGGCGTTGCCAACGCGATCCTGACGCCGCATATCGCCGGCAACACACGCACCGCAATCAGCGAGGCATCAAGGCAAATCGTTGACCACATTCATGCCTTTCGCCAGGCAATGCTTGCAGGTTAAGTGCATCGGCCCATGACTGCCTCCGTCCCTCACTGACCCAGCTTGCGCTCGGCTTCAGCAGCCTTCTCATTGATCCGGTCGGTTTGCCGTTGTGTGTCCTTGATCGATGTCGGCGTGATCACCTTGTCGACGGTTTCCGTCTTGGGGTTGGGGCGCTGCAGGGAGCTGTCCTGCTCATCAATCTGGCGACCTTTCTGCGCCTGTTCTGAGCTGATGGCATCGGGAGTTTTGTCGGCGTTTTTTGCGGTGCCCATGGGGTGTTCCTCCTGTTGAAAACATAACGCTCCAGCACGGAGCCGTTATGCAGCAGAGCCCTTGGGTTTTCGATAGTTCAAGGAAATTGTCCCGGGTGGGGCCCCGGGAAATAAGCGCAAATTAATTTAAACCTTTTGCTCAGGCATCCGCTCAACAGTCCGGTAGCAGCATTCGCACACCCTACTCAGGAGGACACTCGACCATGAGTTTGCAACTGCACGGCAAGAAGATTCTGATCATCACCTCCAACACCGGCATCGAGCGCGACGAGCTGCTCAAGCCGCTGGAAGCCCTGCGTGGTTTCGGCGCTACGGTAACCCACGGTTCGAGCAAGGGTGGCAGCACGCAGACCTTCCTTCAGGACACCGAGAAAGACCGGACCGTGGAGTCCGATGCCAAGCTCTCAGAGCTGAGCGGCAGCGACTTCGATGCACTGGTCATCCCCGGCGGCACCGTCAACGCCGACACCCTGCGCCAGGACGCCGACGCCTTGCGGCTGATCAACGACTTCGTCAAGGCCGGGAAAACCGTCGCCGCCATCTGCCACGGCCCGTGGGCGCTGATCGATGCCGGGGTGATCGGCGGCAAAACCCTCACCTCCTATAAAAGCGTGCGCACCGACCTGGTCAACGCCGGGGCAGAAAACTGGGTGGATACTGAGGTGAAGGAATGCCCGGCCAACGGCTGGACACTCATCACTTCACGTACACCGGATGACTTGCCAGCGTTCAACCAGGCAATTGCCAAAGCACTGGCGGCTTAACGCCAGCCCATGCAAACAGGCGCCCTCGGGCGCCTGTTTTTTTTCCAATTCTGTATCAGCCTTTGCCATGCCCGGTGGCATGGGTTGCACGGTTGACGCCCTTCGGTCCAAACAGCGCCCAGAGGATCAGCCCCA
Proteins encoded:
- a CDS encoding SDR family NAD(P)-dependent oxidoreductase, whose product is MDFTGKTAIVTGAARGLGFSYARELARLGARVVISDIGTDALGEGADPQVVQAAALALQSEGLQVVGHATDLSGEAGCRALIECAITHFGQLDILIHNAGWVGYQSIEAADAAFIRRAMDINVYAPIWLGKHAWPYLKRSAAPRIVLTTSDRAMYTHYAQPGLVAYSAGKMAQLGIMNALSGEGAEAGIRVNAISPVAKTRMWGVTGEPDNLKPEWVTPGVLFLASAQCQDSGYILRASNGQFTATRFVENPGVEYPLDLARINAASAEQVAARWHAIKQG
- a CDS encoding LysR substrate-binding domain-containing protein: MIETRLLRQFIAVAEELHFHKAALRLHMAQPALSQAINRLEEKLGFALLERDRRGVQLLPAGTAFLETAYAVLGQLQHGVENARQVSQGTAGTLTITSVSIAGYPWLLETLRQFRLAFPKVQLVIKEMPSASQAKALSAGEADLAVLRYLPGQADHIESRLLLDEPILMALPVDHPNADDDAIELNHFAGADFVFTPQVLGSGYHHQLIGLCEAAGFSPRVVQEADQLHTLIGLVACGFGVALVPESIARSMTSDKVVFRPLTAASSSIGLYLNRNTENPSPLPGHFVSLLEGTL
- a CDS encoding alpha/beta hydrolase, with the protein product MLSRFMSRLGLRWFPLLCMAAVIIGLPVGCAVLQHKERELLFRVEPGTASWYSGLPRDVQEFDLKPARFKSGQNIHGWWWPAAQKDAPAILYLHGVRWNLTGQLFRIEQLRALGFSVLAIDYRGFGQSQGDLPSETSVYEDARIAWERFQVLQPDPAKRLIYGHSLGGAVAIDLAAELGKQAAQNNRPPPVRGMVIESTFTSLADVATAVANTSLPVRWLLSQKFDSIDKIADIHMPLLVVHGLADAFVPPRFSQELFDAAQEPKHLLLVPGATHNDSMRMGGSSYRQALNNLMQTKRPTQVAGPSTVRPNDS
- a CDS encoding DeoR/GlpR family DNA-binding transcription regulator — its product is MHNTHAAIDLPSLRKQKILLLLERDGKVTASDLVEHFAVSQDTIRRDLGELASAGLLQRVHGGALPRPKDTGKDFFTRFGETTATKRHLAQLAADRVEDGQIVLFDSGTTTLQIAQSLPHAIKLTAVTHSPMIAIALSEHPNVTVILAGGQLNPVTMAASGHEALRLIQGIKADLLFTGVCALHPQVGISSLHFEEVAVKQAMLDSASHVVAVTLADKLGAVEPFVVAPCSRIHTLITEWHVPPGSVEAYECLGLEVMQVDA
- a CDS encoding NAD(P)-dependent oxidoreductase, with translation MAFPVLILDAPSPPLLHDEIERCLAYGLEITLNLHYFADQDSIQTHYAGRVQFVDINCHDTPSLIGAVVEAGGYSVLKTRLNIPLGAALINAAASPDLGSPLQAIAQAGVGLNHIDLKAAAERGVTVLNTPGSNATAVAEYALAQTLFLSRDLNLYNAKTHQGQWSKGLLAPAPQIAELTLGLVGTGRIAQSLAHKARALGMNVIATGSERFTQQAAANLDVQWRASLDELLEEADVVSIHTPLTAQTKGLFGTAAFTRMKPGSILINTARGGIVDEGQLATFMQRFPGHIKGVAIDTFAREKDQFESPLTGVANAILTPHIAGNTRTAISEASRQIVDHIHAFRQAMLAG
- a CDS encoding type 1 glutamine amidotransferase domain-containing protein — translated: MSLQLHGKKILIITSNTGIERDELLKPLEALRGFGATVTHGSSKGGSTQTFLQDTEKDRTVESDAKLSELSGSDFDALVIPGGTVNADTLRQDADALRLINDFVKAGKTVAAICHGPWALIDAGVIGGKTLTSYKSVRTDLVNAGAENWVDTEVKECPANGWTLITSRTPDDLPAFNQAIAKALAA